CGTTTTGTGACACTTGGCTTTCCGCAGTGTGGAATATAATCTGTAAAATACAATTTGAAATGAATGCGATTAATAAGTACTGTATTGTTTGATGAAGTTTcttaaagttgctttttttcctaatttcaatttttgaacttttgaatATTGGAACAAATTTCtctccataaaaaaaaattagaaaaactaataaaacaacaaattgacTCATTtagtaaagaaagaagaaacatgAATATAACAAGTAGTCAATCAATTAATctcattataaattaaaataagcttgaTAAATTCCATTATGGAGATTAATAATTTTTAAGGAAAATTTTGTAGGCAGAGACAtcataaactattttatttatggtttttatttcttttttatttattgttttgggttgttttattttggataattaaGTAAACAGTTCCAGTATTTATTGTTCTTTGAGAGGGCAAACTTCCATTATTATGCCGAgtatcaatatattacttgaaaaggttctaaaaacaacaatattatcatttattgcaataattaacAGACGTCATGGTAACAAGGCCTGAACAGTTGGTTACCTTCAGCAGGGTGGTCTTGGTGGGATCCAGTTTGGAGTTACAATCCACCTGCacgacaaacaaacaaaacttcttaaaatgacacaaatccagaaaaatatgaagaagttttaaaataaggaaaggaaataaaactaaatataaatactgcagacagacagatggcCAATCAGAGAGCTGGATTCTAAGGAGGAAGAGGGCGGAGACTCACCACGGCGTCCACAGAAGGTGACATGTCTCCGACCACCAGCAGAGTGGGACACCTGAGGAacaaccagccaatcagagcggcCGACAGGAACCGGGCGACCAGGTGAGTTCAGGTTGGGGGCGGAGTTACCTGAGTGTGACGAGGCCGCTTCCAGTGAGACCAGGGGTGGGTCGGTCTATCTCCAGGTCAATACGGCTGatgcgcgcgcgcacacacacacacacacacacacacacacacacacacacacacacacacacacacagggagtTCACTGCATCAAATAACttctataaaatataaaaaatatgatatgtttttacatatttattaaaactgtcaccatgttgtgacattttgaataaatatataagtacatcatcctcatgtacttgctgctaaatgttctGATAGCGGAGAAATAACTTATCATTAgaggaaaacagtttatctgCCAACATCATGGTGGCCacgctaactagctttagcattgaTAAGACCGGCCTGCtggccctgattggttgtttctagttagcactggcaGACGGCAGAGAGGCttgatttttcacagatcagaccaaactgtcacaaaatactgacagtttcaacaaatcaataaaaacaactttataaaaattacacactgcagctttaataggagatttttacGTCATATGAACCTGGTGAAGAGAAAAAGGTCACTTGagttttgattttaacattttctcttaaatgctaaatgtttatatttttgttcagttttggcttCATTGATGCTCTGAGTGTTACAAATTGATTACTGAATGACTTGctgattattttactgattgATTAATCAGGATTAACCATCTGAATTGACAGGAAGTAAGCGGCGGCGCCTCACTTCTCATAGCTGCTGAAGAACAAGGCCAGGTTCTCCTGAGGAATGTCCTGACAGATTTGGAGTCTCAGCGTCTGAACGATCTCCTTGTTCTCTAGTAACTCctcctgctcacacacacacagataaagtGCTGTCTGTACATGCTGTGGGACCTGTAGGACCTGTAGGACATGAGGACGGTGCGGTGTCCCTCACAGAGCTGAAGTGGTGTCCCATGATGTTGTCCACCAGGCTGCTGGTCCAGCTGCTCAGCTGcaggaaacaaaatggaggctCAGTTTGTGTCTCTGCTTCGTTCGTTCGCCTGCGTCTGGGGAGACGGTTACCTTGGAGGCGGCCCAGTCCACCCAGCCTTTGGCACACGGGTCAATGTTGATCAGAATCAAGCCTTCCACCAACCTGGCCTTGTTCagctgaaacaacaacaactggttttactgggagCAGTGGGAGGAGTCAGAATGGAACTGAGGATGACTGGGTGGGTTTGATTACAGCCAGCTTGGCGAGGACGTAGGCTCCAGCTCCGACGCCGATACCGATCACACTCTTCACCCTGAAGACACAACCAGACTCAGAGTGACCTTAGAGTGACCTCTGAATGACCTCTGAGTGACCTTACCCCATCACTCCCTTCCTGCACCAGTGGACAGAGGACTTACTGCAGCTTGGAGAGGACATGCGGCAGCATATCAGCCAGCTCCTCCATGGCAGGGTACTCGtacctggacacacacacacacacacacgcacacacacacacacacactcagtgcTAATTACTGTACACAATCACTGAGGCCACTTGGTTatggactgtgtgtgtgtgtgtgtgtgttacccaGTGGGGAAGGTTGGAGCGTTGTCCTGCTGTCCAGGAGCGTCAATATGCAGCACAGAGAAATGCTGCGTCACTTCCTGCATGTCCTCGAAGTTGAACAGTGTGTTGAAGCACGACTTGTCTGCACACAGACGGACAGAGAGACACAGGGACCAGAGGATATCAGGACACGTCCAGATGTCCTCTGGTCTCCACCTGCAGCGCCCCGTTTACTCACGGTTCA
The genomic region above belongs to Xiphophorus maculatus strain JP 163 A chromosome 1, X_maculatus-5.0-male, whole genome shotgun sequence and contains:
- the LOC102222094 gene encoding protein NDRG3-like, which translates into the protein MEELHDVQLTEIKPLLTGQNKSNLQDVNCKEYDVETAHGVLHVTMRGVAKGNQPTILTYHDIGLNHKSCFNTLFNFEDMQEVTQHFSVLHIDAPGQQDNAPTFPTGYEYPAMEELADMLPHVLSKLQVKSVIGIGVGAGAYVLAKLALNKARLVEGLILINIDPCAKGWVDWAASKLSSWTSSLVDNIMGHHFSSEELLENKEIVQTLRLQICQDIPQENLALFFSSYENRIDLEIDRPTPGLTGSGLVTLRCPTLLVVGDMSPSVDAVVDCNSKLDPTKTTLLKMADCGGLPQVVQPGKLAEAIKYFLQGMGYMPAAGMTRLIRSRSRSATNASSM